From Actinopolymorpha cephalotaxi, one genomic window encodes:
- a CDS encoding VOC family protein, with the protein MKITSSAVSLNVDDVSAASAFLTKHFGFTEEMAAPGFASLTREDAGMNVVFLRRGLETLPEDQRNDHAGGIILAFVVEDLEGELARLQAEGVPITMPLTAEEWGERAFQVRDPNGVIVQLVDWNGPRS; encoded by the coding sequence GTGAAGATCACCTCGTCCGCCGTGTCGCTGAACGTCGACGACGTGTCGGCCGCCAGCGCGTTTCTCACCAAGCACTTCGGCTTCACCGAGGAGATGGCCGCGCCCGGCTTCGCCTCGCTGACCCGCGAGGACGCCGGCATGAACGTCGTCTTCCTGCGGCGCGGGCTGGAAACCCTGCCCGAGGACCAGCGAAACGATCACGCCGGCGGGATCATCCTCGCGTTCGTGGTCGAGGACCTGGAGGGCGAACTCGCCCGACTGCAGGCCGAGGGCGTGCCGATCACCATGCCCCTGACCGCCGAGGAGTGGGGCGAGCGCGCCTTTCAGGTACGCGACCCCAACGGCGTGATCGTCCAGCTCGTCGACTGGAACGGCCCGCGCTCCTGA
- a CDS encoding SGNH/GDSL hydrolase family protein — protein sequence MRSKTAPAGATRLPAALVAVLATLALLVASAAVVGPAPVARADDRSPNAGRSPNAGPSQNANPSQNAGRSPDDGRRHPVPHWTAAWAAAVHHPFTLSEWFGPNWSMEGFADQTVRQVVRVSTGGNRVRVRLSNRFGTAPLRVTGVTVARAGDGAAVRPGSLRPVTFGGRTSTTIPAGRDLASDPVRLPTRALQRLAVTTYFAQPTGATTFHEGGLTTTYRADGDHRFATAAGPFGDETTHSYYLLTGVDVTRGTGRRTGTVVTFGDSITDGALSMANADNRYPDELAERLVAAGRRLGVVNLGINGNKVLGDSTCFGESGVGRFGRDALGQPGVRTVIVLEGINDIGSGGLPDSGCGASPKVTADQIISGHRAMIAAAHARGVRILGATLTPVKGNEYGYDTPENERIRDEVNHWIRTSGEYDAVVDFDRAVADPDDPDAFLPAYDGGDALHPNDAGMRAMAAAIDLADL from the coding sequence ATGCGCTCGAAGACTGCCCCGGCCGGAGCGACCAGACTGCCCGCGGCGTTGGTGGCCGTGCTCGCGACGCTCGCGTTGCTGGTCGCGTCGGCCGCCGTCGTCGGCCCGGCACCTGTCGCTCGCGCCGACGACCGATCCCCGAACGCCGGTCGATCCCCCAACGCCGGCCCATCCCAGAACGCCAACCCATCCCAGAACGCCGGTCGATCACCGGACGACGGCCGGCGCCATCCGGTCCCGCACTGGACCGCGGCGTGGGCCGCCGCCGTCCACCACCCATTCACCCTGTCGGAGTGGTTCGGCCCCAACTGGTCGATGGAGGGATTCGCCGACCAGACGGTGCGGCAGGTGGTCCGGGTCTCCACCGGCGGCAACCGGGTCCGGGTCCGGCTGTCCAACCGCTTCGGCACGGCGCCGCTGCGGGTCACCGGCGTCACCGTCGCCAGGGCGGGCGACGGCGCGGCCGTCCGGCCCGGGAGTCTGCGCCCGGTGACATTCGGCGGCCGGACGAGCACGACGATTCCTGCCGGCAGGGACCTCGCCTCCGACCCGGTGCGGCTGCCGACGCGGGCGCTGCAGCGGCTCGCTGTGACGACGTACTTCGCCCAGCCGACGGGTGCGACGACGTTCCACGAGGGCGGGCTGACCACGACCTACCGCGCGGACGGTGACCATCGCTTCGCCACCGCGGCCGGGCCGTTCGGCGACGAGACCACCCACTCCTACTACCTCCTGACCGGCGTGGACGTCACGCGCGGGACCGGTCGCCGGACCGGCACCGTGGTGACCTTCGGCGACTCCATCACCGACGGCGCGCTCTCCATGGCGAACGCGGACAACCGCTACCCGGACGAGCTCGCCGAGCGACTGGTGGCCGCCGGGCGACGGCTCGGGGTCGTCAACCTGGGCATCAACGGCAACAAGGTTCTGGGTGACTCGACCTGCTTCGGCGAGTCGGGAGTGGGGCGGTTCGGGCGGGACGCGCTCGGCCAGCCCGGAGTCCGCACCGTGATCGTGCTCGAGGGCATCAACGACATCGGCTCCGGCGGGCTGCCGGACAGCGGGTGCGGCGCTTCGCCGAAGGTCACCGCCGACCAGATCATCTCCGGCCACCGCGCCATGATCGCCGCCGCGCACGCCCGCGGGGTCAGGATCCTGGGTGCGACGCTGACCCCGGTGAAGGGCAACGAGTACGGCTACGACACCCCGGAGAACGAGCGGATCCGCGACGAGGTGAACCACTGGATCCGTACCAGCGGCGAGTACGACGCGGTGGTCGACTTCGATCGTGCGGTCGCCGACCCCGACGACCCGGACGCGTTCCTGCCGGCCTACGACGGTGGCGACGCCCTGCACCCCAACGACGCGGGCATGCGGGCGATGGCCGCGGCGATCGACCTGGCCGACCTCTGA
- a CDS encoding NUDIX hydrolase, with amino-acid sequence MARVDFWDDPNAPSPTSIVPSVTAVVTREAHLLLIHKVDNDRWALPGGGVDRGESAVQAAVRETAEETGLDVRVTGVVGVYTDPRHVMRYDDGEVRQQFSICFRAEPVGGSLRPQPGETSAARWVPLSDLPSLDIHASMRMRIDDGLTWRPGTPARFT; translated from the coding sequence ATGGCACGCGTCGACTTCTGGGACGACCCGAACGCGCCGTCCCCCACCAGCATCGTTCCGTCGGTCACCGCGGTCGTCACCCGTGAGGCGCACCTGCTGCTGATCCACAAGGTGGACAACGACCGCTGGGCACTGCCCGGTGGTGGTGTCGACCGCGGCGAGTCCGCCGTACAAGCGGCAGTACGCGAGACCGCGGAGGAGACCGGACTCGACGTGCGGGTCACCGGCGTGGTCGGCGTCTACACCGACCCGCGGCACGTGATGCGGTACGACGACGGCGAGGTACGCCAGCAGTTCAGCATCTGCTTCCGGGCAGAGCCGGTCGGTGGCTCACTGCGTCCGCAGCCGGGTGAGACCAGTGCGGCCCGCTGGGTACCGCTGAGCGACCTGCCGTCCCTGGACATCCATGCGTCCATGCGGATGCGCATCGACGACGGCCTGACGTGGCGGCCCGGCACACCCGCTCGCTTCACCTGA
- a CDS encoding serine hydrolase domain-containing protein, which translates to MISSRSRRLGAVCTGLALTAVMATVAVPSTPAFATSRATISTISATSATSGTNAELPPLDPDLFREAIGDLPSATVTGALVRVSGPSGAWAGTGGVADVRTHRPVPADGVFRIGSGTKMFTAVVVLQLAAEHRLDLDRPVQHYLPHLLPASYPDITVGQLLDHTSGLPVSHIDDADTDPRWFAEHRLEGWTPGQVVADAVRAPMEFAPGTQQRYNGTNYFVAGLLIEKVTGHSYTTEVRRRIVRPLRLSHTSAPGYADTRLRGPHAHGYVTVDGALVDVTEQSAWSWAEGGMVSSAGDLTRFVTSLFRGRLLPPAQQARLFGVPDVPYTGGGVPCRVGPEAGRACFSMGLQKTTLPNGVTAWGKSGSVPGYTMAAFATRDLRRVAVYSLNPTGNRDGSEGPYVQNLAAAAFDPDLFVRRD; encoded by the coding sequence GTGATCTCCAGCAGAAGCCGCAGACTGGGCGCGGTGTGCACCGGCCTCGCCCTGACCGCCGTGATGGCGACCGTGGCCGTACCGTCGACACCGGCGTTCGCCACCTCCCGCGCCACTATCTCCACTATCTCCGCCACCTCCGCGACCAGCGGGACGAACGCGGAGCTCCCACCGCTGGACCCGGATCTCTTCCGCGAGGCGATCGGCGACCTGCCCTCGGCCACCGTGACCGGCGCGCTGGTCCGGGTGAGCGGACCGTCAGGAGCATGGGCCGGGACCGGCGGCGTCGCCGACGTACGCACTCACCGGCCGGTGCCCGCCGACGGCGTCTTCCGGATCGGCAGCGGCACCAAGATGTTCACCGCGGTGGTGGTTCTGCAGCTTGCCGCCGAGCATCGGCTCGACCTCGACCGGCCGGTCCAGCACTACCTTCCGCACCTGCTGCCCGCGTCCTACCCCGACATCACCGTGGGGCAGCTGCTCGACCACACCAGCGGCCTGCCCGTCTCCCACATCGACGACGCCGACACTGATCCCCGCTGGTTCGCCGAGCACCGGCTGGAGGGCTGGACGCCCGGCCAGGTGGTCGCGGACGCCGTCCGCGCGCCGATGGAGTTCGCGCCGGGCACGCAGCAGCGGTACAACGGCACGAACTACTTCGTCGCGGGCCTGCTGATCGAGAAGGTCACCGGACACTCGTACACCACGGAGGTACGCCGGCGCATCGTCCGGCCCCTGCGGCTGTCGCACACCTCCGCTCCCGGCTACGCCGACACCAGGCTGCGCGGGCCGCACGCGCACGGCTACGTCACCGTGGACGGCGCGCTCGTCGACGTGACTGAGCAGAGCGCGTGGTCGTGGGCCGAGGGCGGCATGGTGTCCAGCGCCGGCGACCTCACCCGCTTCGTCACCTCGTTGTTCCGCGGCCGGCTCCTGCCGCCGGCGCAGCAGGCTCGGTTGTTCGGCGTCCCGGACGTGCCCTACACCGGCGGCGGCGTTCCGTGCCGGGTGGGACCGGAAGCGGGCCGGGCGTGCTTCAGCATGGGACTGCAGAAGACGACTCTTCCCAACGGCGTGACCGCCTGGGGCAAGAGCGGTTCGGTGCCCGGCTACACGATGGCGGCTTTCGCCACCCGGGACCTGCGCCGGGTCGCGGTGTACTCCCTCAACCCGACCGGGAACCGCGACGGCTCGGAAGGGCCGTATGTGCAGAACCTCGCGGCGGCCGCGTTCGACCCGGACCTGTTCGTCCGCCGCGACTGA
- a CDS encoding L,D-transpeptidase, with translation MGIRGIGILALTACTALAAGCTGSGGPDKDQRGPVPPARIATNPLDNAVAVGLHTPIRVVASGGMLTRVRVTDQTGRALTGSLNPARTTWTGTGTLVPTEVYSVRAQAVNADGRSSETLRTFSTTEPPKALNTDVMPREGAEVGVAMPIAVRFSTAVRNRAAVEKRLQVKTSRPVVGAWHWISPSEIHYRPKEYWPTHTKVTLSADLDKVNAGADVWGTANLTRSFEIGNSVITKVDLVDHHARAYVDGKLERTIAVTGGKPGWETRQGTKVIIDKQTDYVFTNEMINVPESYSLLSQYAIRVTVSGEFLHTAEWSTGSQGNSNVSHGCVGMDLEDSDWLFHHTRIGDPVEVHNPDGPRMELTNGYGDWNLNWSQWKAGSALG, from the coding sequence ATGGGAATTCGCGGTATCGGAATTCTCGCGCTCACCGCGTGCACCGCCCTGGCGGCTGGTTGCACGGGGTCCGGTGGTCCGGACAAGGACCAGCGCGGCCCGGTGCCGCCGGCCCGGATCGCCACCAACCCGCTCGACAACGCGGTGGCGGTCGGCCTGCACACCCCGATCAGGGTGGTGGCCTCCGGAGGCATGCTCACCCGGGTCCGGGTCACCGACCAGACCGGGCGGGCGCTGACGGGTTCACTGAACCCCGCCCGGACGACGTGGACAGGCACCGGCACGCTGGTACCGACCGAGGTCTACAGCGTGCGAGCGCAGGCGGTCAACGCCGACGGCAGGAGTTCGGAGACGTTGCGGACGTTCAGCACCACCGAGCCGCCGAAGGCGCTGAACACCGACGTCATGCCGCGTGAGGGCGCCGAGGTCGGCGTGGCCATGCCCATCGCCGTACGGTTCTCCACGGCCGTACGCAACCGTGCCGCGGTGGAGAAACGCCTGCAGGTGAAGACGTCCAGGCCGGTCGTGGGCGCCTGGCACTGGATCAGCCCGTCCGAGATCCACTACCGGCCCAAGGAGTACTGGCCGACCCACACCAAGGTGACGCTGTCCGCCGACCTGGACAAGGTGAACGCGGGTGCGGACGTGTGGGGCACGGCGAACCTCACCCGGAGCTTCGAGATCGGCAACTCCGTGATCACCAAGGTCGACCTGGTGGACCACCACGCGCGGGCGTACGTCGACGGAAAGCTCGAGCGCACCATCGCGGTCACCGGCGGCAAGCCCGGCTGGGAGACCCGGCAGGGCACCAAGGTGATCATCGACAAGCAGACCGACTACGTCTTCACCAACGAGATGATCAACGTGCCGGAGAGCTACAGCCTGCTCTCGCAGTACGCGATCCGGGTCACGGTGAGCGGTGAGTTCCTGCACACCGCGGAGTGGTCGACGGGCTCCCAGGGCAACTCCAACGTCAGCCACGGCTGCGTCGGCATGGACCTGGAGGACTCCGACTGGCTGTTCCACCACACCCGCATCGGCGACCCGGTCGAGGTGCACAACCCCGACGGTCCGCGGATGGAACTCACCAACGGCTACGGCGACTGGAACCTCAACTGGTCGCAATGGAAGGCCGGCAGCGCGCTCGGCTGA
- a CDS encoding zinc-binding dehydrogenase, producing MWAVRVKEFGGPEVLVPERVPAPAAGPGQVVVGVDVADTGFVETQIRRGAWQDYFPIGLPWVPGNAVAGRVLSVGADVDPGWTGRRVATATAEWGGYAEQAVALAETLVVLPDEVEKAVAAALLHDGVTALGVFEPAAPAAGETVLVTAAAGGMGVLLVQLARSAGARVIGAARGAAKLDHLRTYGIDVVDYGEPDWPARVRELAGPRGVSVTFDGAGGALGRAAFELTADGGRMSAHGAPGGGFATVDPREAERRGVKLRGITDVQFAPVEAARLAERALELAAAGRIVPMIGATFPLERAADAHAAIEARSVVGKTVLTVGRQQA from the coding sequence ATGTGGGCCGTACGGGTGAAGGAGTTCGGTGGGCCGGAGGTCCTGGTGCCGGAGCGGGTGCCCGCGCCGGCCGCCGGGCCCGGCCAGGTCGTGGTCGGGGTCGACGTGGCGGACACCGGCTTCGTCGAGACCCAGATCCGGCGCGGTGCCTGGCAGGACTACTTCCCGATCGGGCTCCCGTGGGTGCCCGGCAACGCGGTGGCCGGCCGGGTGCTCTCGGTCGGTGCGGACGTGGACCCGGGCTGGACCGGTCGCCGGGTGGCGACCGCAACGGCCGAGTGGGGCGGGTACGCCGAGCAGGCGGTGGCCCTCGCCGAAACGCTGGTCGTGCTGCCCGACGAGGTGGAGAAGGCCGTCGCGGCGGCACTGCTGCACGACGGGGTCACCGCGCTCGGGGTGTTCGAACCGGCCGCACCCGCAGCGGGTGAGACGGTGCTGGTCACCGCCGCCGCGGGCGGGATGGGCGTACTCCTCGTCCAGTTGGCTCGGTCGGCGGGCGCCCGGGTGATCGGGGCGGCGCGGGGCGCGGCGAAGCTGGACCACCTGCGCACGTACGGCATCGACGTCGTCGACTACGGCGAACCCGACTGGCCGGCGCGGGTCCGGGAACTGGCCGGGCCGCGCGGTGTGAGCGTGACCTTCGACGGTGCCGGCGGCGCCCTCGGCCGGGCGGCGTTCGAGCTGACCGCCGACGGGGGACGCATGTCCGCCCACGGCGCGCCCGGCGGCGGCTTCGCCACCGTCGATCCACGCGAGGCCGAGCGCCGCGGGGTGAAGCTGCGCGGGATCACCGACGTTCAGTTCGCGCCGGTGGAGGCGGCCCGGCTGGCGGAGCGGGCACTGGAGCTGGCGGCCGCCGGCCGGATCGTCCCGATGATCGGGGCGACCTTCCCGTTGGAGCGCGCCGCCGACGCGCACGCGGCGATCGAGGCGCGCTCGGTGGTGGGCAAGACGGTGTTGACAGTGGGTCGACAGCAGGCCTGA
- a CDS encoding nuclear transport factor 2 family protein gives MSDFTELVERYIATWNETDPTARRAGVEAVLAEGGTYTDPLVDVAGHDAFDATVAAVQAQFPGLEFRLGGGVDTHHDIARFTWELGPEGGEALVVGFDVAVRGEDGRIRAVLGFLDKVPAGA, from the coding sequence ATGAGCGACTTCACCGAACTCGTCGAGCGCTACATCGCCACCTGGAACGAGACCGACCCCACTGCCCGTCGGGCGGGGGTCGAGGCGGTCCTCGCCGAGGGCGGCACCTACACCGACCCGCTGGTCGACGTGGCCGGCCACGACGCCTTCGACGCGACCGTCGCCGCGGTGCAGGCGCAGTTCCCGGGCCTTGAGTTCCGGCTCGGCGGCGGCGTCGACACCCACCACGACATCGCGCGGTTCACCTGGGAGCTGGGGCCAGAGGGCGGCGAGGCGCTGGTCGTGGGGTTCGACGTCGCGGTCCGCGGCGAGGACGGGCGGATCCGGGCGGTGCTCGGGTTCCTGGACAAGGTGCCCGCCGGCGCCTGA